In the genome of Deinococcus deserti VCD115, one region contains:
- the recA gene encoding recombinase RecA, with the protein MDTDQHKALQTAMSQIEKQFGKGSIMKLGADSKLDVQAISTGSLSLDVALGVGGIPKGRVTEIYGPESGGKTTLALSIIAQSQKAGGTCAFIDAEHALDPVYARALGVNTDDLLVSQPDNGEQALEIMELLIRSGAIDVVVVDSVAALTPRAEIEGEMGDSLPGLQARLMSQALRKLTSIVSKTGTAAIFINQVREKIGVMYGNPETTTGGKALKFYASVRLDVRKMGGKSTMVDNVAVSHSVKVKTVKNKVAPPFKEVELTLRYGHGFDAMDDLVTLATTFEVIKKAGSFYSYGDERIGQGKEKAIAFLSERPDLLADIRERVLAQMRGTPVAPLPEPALSAD; encoded by the coding sequence ATGGATACCGACCAGCACAAAGCTCTGCAAACCGCCATGAGCCAGATTGAAAAACAATTCGGCAAAGGCAGCATCATGAAACTCGGCGCCGATAGCAAGCTCGACGTCCAGGCCATCAGCACCGGCAGCCTCAGCCTCGACGTCGCCCTGGGCGTCGGCGGCATCCCCAAAGGCCGCGTCACTGAAATCTACGGCCCCGAATCCGGCGGCAAAACCACCCTCGCCCTGAGCATCATCGCCCAGTCCCAGAAAGCCGGCGGCACCTGCGCCTTTATCGACGCCGAACACGCCCTCGACCCCGTCTACGCCCGCGCCCTGGGTGTGAACACCGATGACCTCCTGGTCTCCCAGCCCGACAACGGCGAGCAGGCCCTGGAAATCATGGAACTGCTGATCCGCTCCGGCGCCATCGACGTTGTTGTTGTGGACTCGGTGGCTGCGCTGACCCCCCGCGCCGAGATCGAGGGCGAGATGGGCGACAGCCTCCCGGGGTTGCAGGCCCGGCTGATGAGCCAGGCGCTGCGCAAACTCACCAGCATCGTCTCCAAAACCGGCACCGCCGCGATCTTCATCAACCAGGTGCGCGAGAAGATCGGCGTGATGTACGGCAACCCCGAAACCACCACCGGCGGCAAGGCCCTGAAGTTCTACGCCTCGGTCCGGTTGGACGTGCGCAAGATGGGCGGCAAGTCCACCATGGTCGACAATGTGGCGGTGTCGCACAGCGTCAAGGTCAAGACCGTCAAGAACAAGGTCGCGCCGCCGTTCAAGGAAGTGGAGCTGACGCTGCGCTACGGCCACGGGTTCGATGCCATGGATGACCTGGTCACGCTCGCCACCACTTTCGAGGTGATCAAGAAGGCTGGGAGCTTCTACAGCTACGGGGACGAACGCATCGGGCAGGGCAAGGAAAAAGCCATTGCCTTCCTGAGTGAGCGTCCGGATCTGCTTGCCGATATCCGCGAGCGTGTGCTCGCCCAGATGCGCGGCACCCCTGTCGCTCCCCTCCCTGAACCCGCCCTCTCTGCCGACTGA
- a CDS encoding sulfatase translates to MLRTGPVNGTEPWRAVTFPERAASKDVIMPRNVILIQIDSLNRHFLRAYGNDWVQAPNLEGFAQRAVIFDRHFTGSLPCMPARREIWAGVEEFWWRGWGPLEPWDEPIAYHANRAGITTQLITDHYHFFEWGAHSYHHDFAGYEFIRGHEHDNHITAPLRGEPSWARRMVAEHGESARIYLRNVASFAHEKDFFAPRVMDAAARWIDLNHTQERFFLHVDCFDVHEPFHIPEPYRSLYTDEAPDDFNPWPRYGRSDEGELALTEQELQWIRAQFAGKLTMVDTWLGRVFDALSRHDLWPDTAVIITTDHGHYLGEHGRIGKPASPLWNTLTHVPLMVWCPGQPARREGAITQPVDLHATVLDLLNLPGTGPHSRSFLPVLLGQRTDHRDLAVYGYANARVGVTNGEWTLLRDHDPRLGPAHWYSLQVGHLDARSYPARHTRPTVFPDLVAGQFIPGVQTAHWRMPAQSDDLRHLTLPREDLLYHAADLGQQQNLRVEHPREMRRLEEQLRAHMTQLGVPQEQFARLRL, encoded by the coding sequence ATGCTCAGAACCGGACCAGTCAACGGCACCGAGCCCTGGCGCGCTGTGACTTTCCCCGAGCGCGCCGCCTCTAAGGACGTGATCATGCCCCGGAACGTCATTCTCATCCAGATCGACTCGTTGAACCGTCACTTCCTGCGGGCTTACGGGAACGACTGGGTACAGGCGCCCAACCTTGAAGGCTTCGCCCAGCGCGCAGTCATCTTCGATCGGCACTTCACAGGTTCGCTTCCTTGCATGCCTGCCCGCCGCGAAATCTGGGCCGGCGTGGAGGAGTTCTGGTGGCGCGGGTGGGGACCACTGGAACCGTGGGATGAGCCCATCGCGTATCACGCCAACCGCGCGGGCATCACCACACAGCTCATCACGGACCACTACCACTTCTTCGAGTGGGGTGCGCACAGCTACCACCATGATTTCGCCGGGTACGAGTTCATTCGTGGACACGAGCATGACAATCACATCACCGCGCCTCTGCGCGGGGAACCGTCCTGGGCACGCCGTATGGTGGCCGAGCACGGGGAAAGCGCCCGAATTTATCTGCGTAACGTCGCCTCCTTCGCCCATGAGAAGGACTTCTTTGCGCCCAGGGTCATGGACGCCGCGGCCCGCTGGATTGATCTCAATCACACTCAGGAACGGTTCTTCCTGCATGTGGACTGCTTCGATGTGCATGAGCCTTTCCACATACCGGAGCCGTACCGCAGCCTGTATACCGATGAGGCGCCTGACGACTTTAATCCCTGGCCACGGTACGGCCGCAGCGACGAGGGCGAACTCGCGCTGACCGAGCAGGAACTTCAGTGGATCCGCGCTCAGTTTGCTGGGAAGCTCACGATGGTCGATACCTGGCTGGGCCGGGTATTCGACGCCTTGTCAAGGCACGACCTCTGGCCAGACACTGCCGTCATTATCACGACCGATCACGGACACTACCTGGGAGAACACGGGCGCATCGGCAAGCCTGCCAGCCCCCTGTGGAACACCCTTACGCACGTGCCGCTGATGGTCTGGTGTCCCGGACAGCCCGCACGGAGAGAAGGGGCCATCACGCAGCCCGTAGACCTACACGCTACCGTGCTCGACCTGCTGAACCTGCCGGGTACCGGTCCGCACTCACGGAGCTTTCTGCCCGTGCTTCTGGGTCAGCGCACAGATCACCGTGACCTGGCGGTGTACGGCTACGCCAACGCCAGAGTGGGCGTAACAAACGGCGAATGGACGCTGCTGCGCGACCACGATCCCAGACTTGGCCCGGCGCACTGGTACTCCCTGCAGGTTGGTCATCTGGATGCCCGAAGCTACCCGGCCCGCCACACGCGCCCAACTGTCTTCCCGGACCTCGTGGCCGGACAGTTCATTCCTGGCGTCCAGACCGCACATTGGCGCATGCCGGCTCAGTCGGACGACCTGCGGCACCTGACGCTCCCGCGGGAAGACCTGCTCTACCACGCGGCTGATCTCGGACAACAGCAGAACCTGCGTGTTGAGCATCCCCGCGAGATGCGGCGCCTGGAAGAACAGTTGCGCGCCCACATGACCCAACTGGGGGTACCACAAGAACAATTTGCTCGCCTGCGGCTGTGA
- a CDS encoding carbonate dehydratase yields the protein MRKQSWKWVLGLGGCTLLTAALAGGSEGVKGALARFTSTPPTVINRSFLSPLSEYFGTISVGQHSFVAANTVVRADPGQSICIGSDTNLQDNILLLALRNQPLPAGGCAPRATTVRDRVSIAHQAVIKNSVIGNFTFVGFRSRIENSVLEDGVFVLHGAVVRNVRIPRDRLVPTGAAITTQAQANALPLKAAANSEFQEEVLEVNEEFAEHYVELYLEGGFDAVSGVSANPKTSFNPRAIRPTLSANVRLEEFARLVGDVRLGANSVVGRRTSIRADEGAPIIIGERAEIEDRVTFHALKGTSIQIGRNLDTDDNIVFHGPLTVGDNLTIGDDAVLFRSKVGTGVTIGSGALVIDVTLRDGVTVPENAKILKQADADALR from the coding sequence ATGCGCAAGCAGTCATGGAAGTGGGTCCTTGGTTTAGGTGGATGTACATTGCTTACTGCAGCGCTCGCTGGCGGTAGTGAAGGCGTCAAAGGAGCACTCGCCCGCTTCACCTCGACGCCCCCTACGGTGATCAACCGGAGTTTCCTTTCACCTCTTTCTGAGTATTTCGGCACCATTAGCGTGGGCCAGCACAGCTTCGTGGCCGCTAATACCGTCGTGCGTGCTGACCCCGGGCAGAGCATTTGCATTGGCAGCGATACTAATCTGCAGGACAATATTCTCCTGCTCGCCCTACGCAATCAACCTTTGCCCGCTGGTGGCTGCGCTCCACGCGCCACGACCGTCCGGGACCGCGTGAGCATCGCACACCAGGCCGTCATCAAAAACAGCGTCATCGGGAACTTTACCTTCGTAGGGTTCCGGTCCCGGATTGAAAACAGTGTGCTCGAAGACGGCGTATTCGTACTGCATGGTGCGGTCGTTCGGAACGTGCGCATTCCCCGCGACAGGCTGGTGCCTACCGGTGCGGCGATCACCACCCAGGCTCAAGCGAATGCCCTGCCCCTCAAGGCCGCGGCCAACTCGGAGTTCCAGGAGGAAGTTCTGGAGGTCAACGAGGAATTTGCCGAGCACTACGTTGAGCTATACCTAGAAGGAGGCTTCGATGCGGTCTCGGGGGTCAGTGCCAATCCCAAGACGTCGTTCAACCCGCGCGCGATACGCCCAACTCTGAGTGCCAATGTCAGGCTGGAAGAGTTTGCGCGCCTGGTCGGTGATGTCCGGCTGGGGGCCAACAGTGTGGTAGGCCGCCGGACCTCCATACGCGCGGATGAAGGAGCACCAATCATTATCGGAGAGCGTGCGGAAATTGAGGACCGGGTCACCTTCCACGCACTCAAAGGCACCAGCATTCAGATTGGCCGTAATCTTGATACCGATGACAACATCGTGTTCCATGGTCCCCTGACGGTGGGCGACAACCTGACAATCGGAGACGACGCGGTCCTTTTCCGCAGCAAGGTCGGTACTGGTGTGACAATCGGGAGTGGCGCCCTGGTGATTGATGTGACATTGCGGGACGGTGTCACGGTTCCCGAAAATGCAAAAATTCTGAAACAGGCTGATGCGGACGCATTGCGCTAA
- a CDS encoding N-acyl-D-amino-acid deacylase family protein: MCAFVIKGGVLIDGTGASRFPADLRMDDHRITQIALPGAADETAAEVIQADGLVVAPGFIDVMSHSVSTLLEDGRSVSKITQGITTEIMGEGWTPAPVWGANTEPFRLHGCPGGEKSWENRARNWTRFGDWMSAQEGVGASVNFGSFLGGTTVRLCVRGHAAGPSTPEELDSMRRIVRESMEDGAFGLATALEYPPGSFADTDELTVLCGEVARYGGIYSTHLRAEDDSILEALDEALEICHRSGARLHLYHLKAAGRSSWPKMAQLLQRINGIRTLGTEVYADMYLYTSAGTGLSSVLPPWASTDDRLKDRLADPRERAQIYQAVQTPDGTWEPLGSLNGPASVTPLGLRLPNHLQFNGQSLVKISEALGLDWIDTAIELILKEPGRIFTAFDLMSEDNIERQLLEPWVMPGSDAQGFDPSRSSRDALGLHPRACGNFARFLGYYVRDRGLMSLEEGVRRMTSLPARHLRLAGRGELRTGAFADVVVFDPHEIRDRATFLEPGHLSEGVHHVWVNGQPVVRAGLTTGARPGRRLHGGSKVRKPSADRI, from the coding sequence ATGTGTGCCTTCGTGATTAAAGGTGGTGTATTGATCGACGGCACCGGAGCCTCCCGATTTCCGGCAGACCTGCGTATGGACGACCATCGGATCACTCAAATCGCTTTGCCCGGAGCTGCGGATGAAACGGCGGCGGAGGTGATCCAGGCCGATGGCCTGGTGGTCGCTCCTGGTTTTATCGATGTGATGAGCCACTCGGTCTCCACCCTCCTGGAGGACGGACGGTCCGTGTCTAAGATCACCCAAGGAATTACGACAGAGATCATGGGTGAAGGCTGGACGCCAGCTCCGGTCTGGGGGGCAAATACTGAGCCCTTTCGCCTGCATGGGTGCCCTGGAGGGGAGAAAAGCTGGGAGAACCGGGCCAGGAACTGGACGCGATTTGGCGACTGGATGAGCGCACAGGAAGGCGTGGGGGCTTCAGTGAACTTTGGTTCATTCCTCGGCGGAACTACGGTCCGGCTTTGTGTGCGTGGGCATGCTGCTGGGCCCAGTACCCCAGAGGAGCTCGACTCCATGCGGCGAATAGTTCGGGAGTCCATGGAAGACGGAGCATTCGGGCTGGCAACTGCCCTGGAATATCCACCCGGCAGTTTTGCAGACACTGACGAACTGACGGTCCTGTGCGGGGAGGTCGCTCGGTATGGAGGCATCTACAGTACGCATCTCCGAGCGGAAGACGACAGCATACTTGAGGCTCTGGATGAAGCGCTGGAGATCTGTCATCGCTCGGGAGCACGCCTGCATCTGTATCACCTGAAGGCTGCAGGACGCTCATCGTGGCCAAAAATGGCCCAGCTTCTTCAGCGCATCAATGGGATACGGACCCTCGGTACTGAGGTGTACGCTGATATGTACCTCTACACTTCAGCAGGGACCGGGTTGTCATCTGTGCTGCCTCCGTGGGCCAGCACGGATGACAGGCTCAAAGACCGCCTGGCAGATCCCCGGGAGCGGGCGCAAATTTATCAGGCAGTGCAGACGCCGGATGGCACCTGGGAGCCGCTGGGAAGTCTGAACGGCCCGGCAAGTGTGACGCCTCTGGGACTCAGGCTGCCCAACCATCTGCAATTCAACGGTCAGAGCCTGGTCAAGATCTCAGAAGCATTAGGTCTCGACTGGATTGACACGGCGATAGAACTGATCCTGAAGGAGCCTGGGCGGATCTTCACGGCCTTCGACCTGATGAGCGAGGACAACATCGAGCGTCAGCTCCTGGAGCCCTGGGTCATGCCCGGATCTGATGCCCAGGGCTTCGACCCGTCACGGTCAAGCCGCGACGCGCTGGGGCTGCATCCCCGGGCATGTGGAAATTTTGCACGCTTTCTGGGTTATTACGTGCGCGACAGAGGACTGATGAGCCTTGAAGAGGGGGTGCGCCGGATGACCAGCCTGCCAGCCCGGCACCTTCGTCTGGCCGGCCGGGGTGAACTGCGCACAGGCGCGTTCGCAGACGTGGTCGTCTTTGACCCACACGAAATCAGGGACCGTGCCACCTTCCTGGAACCTGGGCACCTGTCTGAAGGGGTACATCATGTCTGGGTGAATGGCCAGCCGGTCGTGAGGGCTGGACTTACTACGGGAGCCCGTCCCGGCCGTCGCCTGCACGGTGGCAGCAAAGTCAGAAAACCCTCAGCCGATCGGATATAA
- a CDS encoding alpha/beta hydrolase, which translates to MSALLHLLIISVALAAPVQLRAPDGLTLHAEHTAVTHPRGAVLLLHAPGQNRHEFRGIVGRLAREGYASLALDQRSGGRYDGHNNPTVAGLGTRILTERSALSDLDVAWRWLKRTYPNASVFALGSGASGTLLIPFAAQRPELAGVLAFSPYRGDLFETDALAAARRMHVPLFVTSSDDPFEVQAARELLNATASACKRQYVPPGFGLRGAVNLDPAKTTEPVVTERYWTAVLSFMEAAKSRKRRC; encoded by the coding sequence ATGTCTGCTCTGCTGCATCTGCTGATCATCTCGGTGGCTCTCGCTGCGCCAGTCCAGCTCAGAGCGCCTGACGGTCTCACACTCCATGCGGAGCATACGGCGGTAACCCATCCGCGTGGTGCAGTTCTCCTTCTTCATGCCCCGGGGCAGAACAGACATGAGTTCAGGGGGATTGTCGGGCGTCTGGCCCGCGAAGGGTACGCGTCGCTCGCGCTGGACCAACGCTCGGGTGGCCGGTACGACGGCCACAACAACCCCACTGTCGCAGGGCTGGGCACCCGGATCCTGACGGAACGCAGTGCACTGAGTGACCTGGACGTGGCGTGGCGGTGGCTCAAGCGCACGTACCCGAACGCTTCAGTCTTCGCATTAGGAAGCGGCGCGAGCGGAACTTTGCTGATTCCGTTCGCGGCTCAGCGTCCGGAGCTGGCAGGCGTGCTGGCCTTCAGTCCTTATCGGGGCGACCTGTTTGAAACAGACGCCCTGGCTGCTGCGCGGCGGATGCACGTTCCACTGTTCGTCACCAGCAGCGATGATCCGTTCGAGGTACAGGCCGCACGGGAACTGTTGAACGCCACCGCCTCGGCATGCAAACGGCAGTATGTTCCGCCAGGTTTCGGGCTGCGTGGCGCTGTAAATCTTGACCCGGCCAAAACGACCGAACCGGTGGTCACTGAACGGTATTGGACAGCGGTGCTCAGCTTCATGGAAGCGGCGAAGAGCAGAAAACGCCGCTGTTAG
- a CDS encoding putative quinol monooxygenase, whose product MYGLIGKIQVLPGQRDALASILLEGTTGMPGCLSYVVAQDPDDDKALWVTEVWDSEASHQASLALPSVRQAIQQGRPLITGFGERFVTRPLGGHGLVYQESHSPTQRTAAPTMTEGTS is encoded by the coding sequence ATGTACGGTCTGATTGGAAAAATCCAGGTATTACCTGGCCAGAGAGATGCGCTCGCGTCAATTCTGCTGGAAGGGACCACCGGGATGCCCGGGTGCCTGAGTTACGTGGTGGCTCAGGATCCTGACGACGACAAAGCCTTGTGGGTGACAGAAGTCTGGGACAGCGAGGCAAGTCATCAGGCGTCTTTGGCTCTTCCCTCAGTGCGCCAGGCCATTCAGCAAGGGCGACCTCTTATTACCGGCTTCGGCGAGCGGTTCGTCACGCGTCCTCTCGGGGGACACGGCCTCGTATACCAGGAGAGTCATTCTCCAACACAGCGCACGGCTGCACCGACCATGACTGAGGGAACATCCTGA